The window tacttcgcagattcaccttcaacttaggctgaccgcactgcacgtatgcaaattcccccagaacagctgatcagtagctctgctctgctgccctctgctggatgattgccttcactcaaactcctcgggtctacttcgcagattcaccttcaacttaggctgaccgcactgcacgtatgcaaattcccccagaacagctgatcagtagctctgctctgctgccctctgctgttcCTTCAAGGGAGcgcgaggtggagaatccagaACAGGCTGTGATATCCAAAACACGTCATCAGCTGAGCCGCAGATAGAGAAAAGCAGCTTCCATTTCCCCGGCTCTCCGGAGGAAACTCTGCTGAGCCGTCACAGGTTAAAGacgtcctgaccccccccccccccgccaagcctgtccaccatcgacaaggagaCAAGTCAGGAGGGCGAtgggagactctccacttgcctggatgagcgcggctcccaacaacactcgagaagctcgacaccatccagggcaaagcagccccgctcgatcgacacgctaaccaccgacattcactccctccaccccccccatccaggacaaagcagccccgctcgatcgacacgctacccaccgacattcaccccctccacccccccccatccaggacaaagcagccccgctcgatcgacacgctacccaccgacattcactcccccccccctccatccaggacaaagcagccccgctcgatcgacacgctaaccaccgacattcactcccccccccccccccccccccctccatccaggacaaagcagccccgctcgatcgacacgctgaccaccgacattctctctctctccaccacctccacccgccccccccccccgccatccaggacaaagcagccccgctcgatcgacacgctaaccaccgacattcaccccctccaccccccccccccatccaggacaaagcagccccactcgatcgacacgctaaccaccgacattcaccccctccacccccccccccccccccaatccaggacaaagcagccccgctcgatcgacacgctaaccaccgacattcaccccctccaccccctccacccccccccccctccccatccaggacaaagcagccccgctcgatcgacacgctacccaccgacattcaccccctccaccccccccccatccaggacaaagcagccccgctcgatcgacacgctacccaccgacattcactccctccatccccccccatccaggacaaagcagccccgctcgatcgacacgctacccaccgacattcactccccccccctccatccaggacaaagcagccccgctcgatcgacacgctaaccaccgacattcactccccccccccccccccccctccatccaggacaaagcagccccgctcgatcgacacgctgaccaccgacattctctctctctctctctctctctctctctctctcctccaccacctcccccccccccccccccccccccccccccccccatccaggacaaagcagccccgctcgatcgacacgctaaccaccgacattcaccccctccaccccccccccatccaggacaaagcagccccgctcgatcgacacgctaaccaccgacattcaccccctccacccccccccccatccaggacaaagcagccccgctcgatcgacacgctacccaccgacattcactccctccaccccccccccccatccaggacaaagcagccccgctcgatcgacacgctaaccaccgacattcaccccctccacccccccccccatccaggacaaagcagccctccctaacagcacggaggGTGTAGCTGTGGGATGTCGAGCGGCTCggagggggaacttgcaggtggaggggggggggtgttccccatgtgtctgccgccccccccctcgtccttctagatggtagaggtggcgggtttggaaggtgctgtcgaaggcgaGTCGCCGCGgggcgtcttgtagacggtgcacacggctgccgctgtgcgtcgggggggggggggggtggagggagtgaatgtcggtgggtagcgtgtcgatcgagcggggctgctttgccctggatggggggaggtggagggagtgaatgtcggtgggtagcgtgtcgatcgagcggggctgcttggtcctggatggggggggtggagggagtgaatgtcggtgggtagcgtgtcgatcgagcggggctgctttgtcctggatggggggggggggagtgaatgtcggtggtcagcgtgtcgatcgagcggggctgctttgccctggatgggattggggggggggggtggagtgaatgtcggtgggtagtGTGTCGATCGagcagggctgctttgccctggatggtgtcgagcttctcgagtgttgttgggagccgcgctcatccgggcaagtggagagtctcccatcgccctcctgacttgtgtccttgtcgatggtggacagggaaGTCAGGAGTTGAATAGTTCCGTCACGAGTTGCGGGTCCACTCCACTAGACACCGGTTGACAGCCGAGGCCTGACCAGCGAGCGATACCGTTTAagggtaactcaccaccacctggcTCCCCTCCTGGACCAGATAGGAGATTGTTGCAGAGCTGAAGTTAAAGTATCCAGCTTTGAGTGGTCGCAGCACCACAGTGTGGGTCACGTTACTGGCTCTGTGAAGGTCCAAGttaaggaaatagagagagagacacacacacacacacacacacaggcatacacacacacacacacacacacacacacacacacacacacaggaaaacATTCCTGATCAACAATATAACTAAAAGATAATCTGCCTCGCTTTCCTCAAAACCGTCTCAGGAAGCACGTTTAGCCTAATTTAAAAAACTTTGGAGTAACTCtaataggggtggcacagtgggtcatCACACAGCGTCAGTGTAcgatctcgggtgactgcctgtctgtgcaggctctgcacgttctcctcgcgcCCGCgagagttttctcccacagtccagacaCCGGCGGGTTAGTTGGGGATaggatggcgcccccccccccccccccagcgcccgcCGTCCCCGACAGCGAATCCTCGCTCTTTACCGGCATGGATTCCACCCAGAGTCACTGGACGAGGCCACGTTCCACGGCAGGCACGGTGCTGGGACTGTACCTGGCCGAGGCCGCCGCATTCTGCTGATAAAGGATACGGAGCAATGCGGTCCCATTTCACAGTTAACATTCCCGACACGATTCCAAAGTCCTCCGGTGGGAAAGAGTCATCGCTGAGTTCGACATCCAACGCAGCGCTGACGGGGAGAGATGCGGTTTGAGAGCGTTAGACATCAAACGATCGTTCCCAgggataaaccccccccccctccccaaacacagcCTCCTTCCTGTAACGGCCATGGAATCTTTCACATCCCATCCTCGGAAGCAGGCAGAGCCCACGGTTTAACATTATATCCTAAAGGGGTCGCCACCATGTTGCTGttctccctccatactgaccaTCCGGCAGTGCGGGACCCCCCCCATTAACACTGACCCTCTAGCTACACcctccctccttctgcactgacccacagtgccccctccctccctccctccgcactgaccctcccacagtgccccctccctccttctgcactgaccctcccagtgtcccctccctccctccgcactgaccctcccacagtgcccccctccctccctccgcactgaccctcccagtgccccctccctccttctgcactgaccctcccagtgtcccctccctccctccgcactgaccctcccacagtgccccctcactccctccctccgcaCTCCCTCCCaccttctgcactgaccctcccagtgtcccctccctcccttcgcactgaccctcccacagtgccccctcactccctccctccgcactgaccctcccacagtgccccctccctcagcactgaccctcccacagtgccccctccctccctctgcactgaccctcccacagtgccccctccctccctctgcactgaccctcccacagtgccccctccctccctccgcactgaccctcccacagtgcctcctccctccctccgcactgaccctgccaccgtgccccctcctccctccgcaCTGACCCTTCCACAGTGCCCCCTCCctccgcactgaccctcccacagtgcccccTCCCTCCGCACTGACCTACAAGCAGTGCAGCATCCACCCCCTCGACCCTGTGGATGTCGGCCTCAAGCAGGTCCAGGACCCAACAGTCCTGTGGCTGAGGAATGACAGATGTAGCCCCAAGGGAGCACTACGATCGGCAAGGTCTATGCGGCCATTTTACCTGGTGCCAACGTTGTAGATATTGTACTGCAGAGTCAGGTCCCGCCCCTCCACCGCGTACTTATTGAGCAGCGACTTTGAAGCTAACAGCCTTGCACCTTCATCGGCGCTACCCACAGCAAGGAGCGACAAGCACACACTGACCAGGAGCACCCTCATCTGGGGGGAAATGAAGGAAAAATTAACACTCAACGACGGAGCCTCGGCGAAGAGTCCACTCAATCACCACCCTCCGacagaggaaattcctcctcctcctcctctcggtCCGAAGCGGCCTCTTCGTCAGCGACTGCGTCTGGACCCCACCAGCCGGGGGTAACCCCCTTCCGGCATCGACCCTGTGCGACCCTTCAACGTGACCGCCCCGCATTTGTCTAAACTCTTGTTGAATAGAGGCCCAGTTTCCTCAAACTCTCCCTGTGGGACCATCGTGGACAGGGGCTCTGTTCGATTCaccctggagggagggagggagggagggagggagggagggggggggggggaagaaataaTCACCCACCCGCCCACAGTGTCCCTCTCAGAGTCAGATTGCCctctggacgggggggggggggggggggtgatcgccCACCCGCCCTAATTGCCCCTCTCAGGGTCAGGCTGTTCCCTGGAGGGGGAAACGATACCCCTTCCTCCCTAATTACCCCTCTCAGGGTCAGTAATCCTCCTGGAGGGGGGAATGATACCccaccctccctaattgcccctctCAAGGTTAGTTACCCCCCCTGGAGAGGGGACTGATACCccaccctccctaattgcccctctCAGGGTCAGTAACCCCCTGGAGGGGGGGATTGATACCCCACCCTCCCTATTTGTCCCTCTCAGGGTCAGTAATCCCCCTGGAGGGGGGAATGATACCCCACCCTCCCTATTTGTCCCTCTCAGGGTCAGTAATCCCCCTGGAGGGGGGAATGATACCccaccctccctaattgcccctctCAGGGTCAGTAATCCCCCTGGAGGGGGGAATGATACCccaccctccctaattgcccctctCAGGGTCAGACTGTCCCCTGGAGAGGGGACTGATACCccaccctccctaattgcccctctCATGGTcagttaccccccctcccccgccctaatTGCCCCCCTGACCCACCGCCGGCGCGCCGCCCACCCGGTcgcccctcactcaccctcccgcGTCCGCAGCCTGAGAGCCGGGGCCGCGCATGCGCCATCCGCCACGTCCCCCTGGTCCTACGTCGTGACGTCGGCGGCGCGCTGGGAGGACATCCGGGTTATTatctccccccccaaacatcgCGTCGGCGGTGCCTTCTGGGAGTCGTAGTTCGCCGACCCGGCTCCCCCGGCATGAGGCGGCGAGGCGGGGACTACAGCTCCCAGAATGCATCGTGTTCCTTCTCGGGGGGGGTGGGCGCAAACGGGGGACGGAGGAGGAGGCGCACGTCAAACGAGGCGACACCCACTCAGGAGGCGCCACGTTCCTCCCCGGGAGCGTGCGGCGGGGTCGTCACTGATGGGGGCGGGGGTCTTGAGTTGATTGACAACGATGACAGTGACGTTCCTGACAGGGGGTGGGGCGATGACCTGAATGACAGCTTCGACCGACACGTCACTAAGCGGGGCGGGCGGTTGCTTGATTGCGAGGATCCGCGGTGACGACACTGAATGGTCTGATTGACAGCCCCGGTGGGCAGGTCATTGACAGGGGGCGTACAGTTGTTTGATTGACAGCCTCGGCGGCGGCGTAGTGACCGCTGTGATTGACAGCCTCCGCGGCGGGGCGGGGCTTTGGCGGCCATGGTCTGCGCAGGCGCgggcagccagccagccaggcagCGGGAGGACTCCGGGCCAGCGGCCGGGTGCAGCCTCACCTCCACCCGGCCGCTCCAATCACGCGAGCGGCCACTTTCCGCAGGCCTGGGGCCTAAATCCAGAAAATCACCATGTCCAGCCCCCATTCTGCTGTGATTTCAGTTCAACACCCAATTGCACAAATTTCCCATTCCCATCACCCCCTTCCTATTGCATTTGGGagatttaatttaaaaacaataGGGAGGCAGAGAGGCTTGCATTATCTTCCAGCCCCACTTGCATTATCTTCCAGCCCCACTTGCATTATCTTCCAGCCCCCCCTGCATTATCTTCCAGCCCCACCTGCATTATCTTCCAGCCCCACCTGCATTATCTTCCAGCCCCGCCTGCATTATCTTCCAGCCCCACCTGCATTATCTTCCAGCCCCGCCTGCATTATCTTCCAGCCCCGCCTGCATAATCCCATTGACCGTGGGGGTTTCCCGTTCTTCCCGGCCAGTTTCTCGGCCAAGCCCGTAGATGTGAGCAAttcctggggtggggtgggtgggtgggtggggggttgtgggggtcggCGTACCTTCTCCCacatcttccggtcctgcccaaAGTAGGTCGGGTCCTGGGAAGCCCAGGACCTTCGTGACCATGTCCGAGATCGTGGGGGGTCAGGATGGAGCCATCGtctgctgggggggtgggtgggggggggggcgatcttcgGGGTGCCGGACCGGCTGGAGCTCCTTGAGGGGAAAGGGGGCCGACGTCATGGCTTTCGCCTCGCTGATAGGCCCGGCGACGaaccctgctggggtggggggggggcctcagatcGGCTGGGcggacctggcagaattcccacggttggagaaaatcaaattagctagcagagggtcggaggaagggttCCACTCCAGGTGCAGGCAGTTTATTGCTGTCTCTCAGGACCTGTTCGTGACCAGCAACAGGGAGgggaacggggtgggggggggggtcattgttcACCCAATTATACCGAAACACGACAAATTGTTTCCACTACCCGTTCTATTGATGTTCATGAGCTGTACTGTCTACATTTTGTTTTGCTAcggatgtgaccatcaatttactcgagacacgataggaagtaaactgtggttttaatagacttacaactgaacctgcctgcgaccagaagaactgagggcagactcacaaggctgcagcaccttatacttccggtagtgggaggggccatgggcggagccgagagtggagccctgtacaagctcctcagctccccctgtgggcagagcctcgcaacggctcacagacagagcccacaaggacacaatgctatatagtgtgaacgcaatactatacagtgagaattacatgatgtacattcaccacagctacgTTTGGAATAAAATCTGTTTAATGGGAACTCATGTGTTAGGGTtcagaaactacatgtaatctgttattgtcAGGGTTGAAGTTTAAATACAGGTGTATGTTAAAAATGGCAGTGGTGGGGCAGAAAATCCACTTCCGCTAAATACACTGGGGGGGGCAGAAAATACCACCGGGCGAGTTAGatggtaggccatttggcccatcttagaCTATCCACTCAGCAGCGACCTCCAATGCAAAATCCAGCTCTGACCTGAACCAtaatttttccccctccccccaacactcaGACCAGACGCTCTTTCTCTCTATCCGCCCCTTCTGTGTTAAGAAAAATCCTAATATCGTACATCCTGCAGAAACAACTCAAGGATTAAAtcgcaaggggtggggggaggggaaccgGGTGCTCGgcggagagctggcatggacccGTTAAGCTGAATGACCGCCCTCTGTACCACAATTGGAAAACGATATTCAGACTTTCTATGGACGCCTGGGCAACAGttgctaagatactggaccagaacctgtattgttctttgctcttttatAACGTTTTTAGGCTGTGCGGAAAGA of the Scyliorhinus canicula chromosome 30, sScyCan1.1, whole genome shotgun sequence genome contains:
- the ssr2 gene encoding translocon-associated protein subunit beta — translated: MAHARPRLSGCGRGRMRVLLVSVCLSLLAVGSADEGARLLASKSLLNKYAVEGRDLTLQYNIYNVGTSAALDVELSDDSFPPEDFGIVSGMLTVKWDRIAPASNVTHTVVLRPLKAGYFNFSSATISYLVQEGSQVVVGYTSAPGQGGILAQREFDRRFSPHYLDWAAFGVMTLPSIGIPLLLWYSSKRKYDTAKTKKN